A single region of the Thermococcus paralvinellae genome encodes:
- a CDS encoding 50S ribosomal protein L14 encodes MAKRGKKGAGATRGVSPVRPTRALPVGAYLKVADNSGAKVIQIIGVVEYHGVRRRLASAGVGDMVVATVKKGRPDMRHQVVRAVIVRQRKEYRRLDGMRVKFEDNAAVITTEDGVPRGTEIRGPIAREAAEKWVRLGGIASIVL; translated from the coding sequence ATGGCAAAGAGAGGAAAGAAGGGTGCTGGTGCAACTAGAGGTGTTTCACCTGTAAGGCCTACAAGGGCTTTACCCGTTGGTGCTTACCTTAAGGTTGCTGACAACAGCGGTGCAAAGGTCATCCAGATTATTGGTGTTGTTGAGTACCACGGCGTTAGAAGAAGACTAGCTTCAGCTGGCGTTGGAGACATGGTAGTTGCAACAGTCAAGAAGGGAAGACCAGACATGAGACACCAAGTCGTTAGAGCAGTCATTGTTAGGCAGAGAAAAGAATACAGAAGATTGGATGGCATGAGGGTTAAGTTTGAGGACAATGCAGCTGTCATTACAACAGAGGATGGCGTTCCAAGAGGAACTGAAATCAGAGGCCCAATCGCAAGAGAGGCAGCTGAGAAGTGGGTTAGATTGGGTGGTATTGCGAGCATAGTATTGTGA
- a CDS encoding 50S ribosomal protein L19e — translation MRMQRRIAAEILKCGENRIWIDPERIEDVKSAITREDIKRLIKEGVIKKKPIKGQSTYRAKIRHEQRKKGRHRGPGSRKGKKTARMGKKERWIMTIRALRKELRKLKAEKKIDVHTYRRLYIRAKGGQFKNKHQLYLFLEERGILKR, via the coding sequence ATGAGAATGCAGAGAAGGATTGCTGCTGAGATTTTAAAATGTGGCGAGAACAGGATCTGGATTGATCCTGAGAGAATTGAGGACGTCAAATCCGCAATCACGAGAGAAGATATCAAGCGTCTAATAAAAGAAGGAGTTATCAAGAAAAAGCCAATCAAGGGACAGAGCACTTACAGAGCCAAGATAAGGCACGAACAGAGAAAGAAGGGAAGGCACAGGGGACCAGGAAGCAGAAAAGGTAAGAAGACAGCAAGAATGGGCAAAAAGGAAAGATGGATTATGACCATCAGAGCATTGAGAAAAGAGCTCAGAAAGCTCAAGGCAGAGAAAAAGATAGATGTTCACACCTACAGGAGATTGTACATAAGAGCGAAGGGTGGACAATTCAAGAACAAGCACCAGCTCTATCTGTTCCTTGAAGAGAGAGGAATATTGAAGAGGTGA
- the rplV gene encoding 50S ribosomal protein L22: MPRGRFGYSFQNFDPERMARASGRDLRISPKFSVEICREIRGMMLNDAIKFLDDVIAMRRPVPLRRFNDSQGHKRGKGFGPGRYPVKVAKAIKKVLLNAKNNAEQKGLDPDKLKIIHAAAHRGPVLRGYIPRAFGRATPFNEETTHIEIVVEEVRR; this comes from the coding sequence ATGCCTAGAGGAAGATTTGGCTACTCTTTCCAAAATTTTGATCCAGAGAGGATGGCAAGGGCTAGTGGGAGAGATTTAAGAATCTCACCAAAGTTCTCCGTCGAGATATGCAGAGAGATTAGGGGAATGATGCTCAACGATGCAATAAAATTCCTTGATGATGTAATTGCAATGAGAAGACCAGTTCCATTGAGAAGATTCAATGACTCACAGGGACACAAGAGAGGAAAGGGCTTCGGGCCAGGAAGATATCCAGTCAAGGTTGCAAAGGCAATCAAGAAAGTCCTCTTGAATGCAAAGAACAATGCAGAGCAGAAGGGCTTAGACCCAGACAAGCTTAAGATCATCCATGCAGCAGCTCACAGGGGTCCAGTGCTCAGAGGATACATTCCAAGAGCTTTCGGAAGAGCTACACCATTCAATGAAGAGACAACACACATTGAGATAGTTGTTGAAGAGGTAAGGAGGTGA
- the rpsS gene encoding 30S ribosomal protein S19, giving the protein MARKEFRYRGYTLEELLNMPLDKVAELFPARQRRSLKRGFSPEQKKLLRKIRLAKKGKYKKPIRTHCRDMVILPEMVGITIYVHNGKEFVPVEIKPEMIGHYLGEFALTRKRVQHGSPGVGATRSSMFVAIK; this is encoded by the coding sequence ATGGCAAGAAAAGAGTTTAGATATCGCGGTTACACCCTTGAAGAGCTCTTAAATATGCCTCTCGATAAAGTGGCTGAGCTTTTCCCTGCAAGACAAAGAAGAAGCTTAAAGAGAGGCTTTAGTCCAGAGCAGAAGAAGCTCTTAAGGAAGATTAGGCTGGCTAAGAAGGGCAAGTACAAGAAGCCGATCAGAACACACTGCAGAGACATGGTAATCCTCCCAGAGATGGTTGGAATAACAATCTATGTCCACAATGGAAAAGAGTTCGTGCCTGTTGAAATAAAGCCAGAGATGATAGGACACTACTTGGGTGAGTTTGCATTAACAAGAAAGAGAGTCCAGCACGGTTCACCTGGTGTTGGTGCAACAAGATCATCAATGTTCGTTGCAATCAAGTGA
- a CDS encoding 30S ribosomal protein S17, whose product MRDIGLRIQPPAEKCDDPKCPWHGHLKIHGRVFEGIVVSDKPRRTVTVERQYYHYLRKYERYELRRSKIHAHNPPCINAKVGDKVLIAETRPLSKTKHFVVVAVLQKAGER is encoded by the coding sequence ATGAGAGACATTGGGTTGAGAATTCAACCTCCCGCTGAAAAGTGTGATGATCCCAAGTGCCCTTGGCATGGGCACCTAAAAATCCACGGTAGAGTATTTGAGGGAATAGTGGTCAGCGATAAGCCAAGAAGAACTGTTACAGTTGAAAGACAGTACTACCACTACCTTAGAAAGTACGAAAGATACGAGCTCAGAAGAAGCAAAATACACGCACACAATCCGCCATGCATCAATGCAAAAGTTGGCGATAAAGTTTTGATTGCTGAGACAAGGCCATTGAGCAAAACAAAACACTTTGTCGTTGTTGCAGTTTTGCAGAAAGCTGGTGAGAGGTGA
- a CDS encoding ribonuclease P protein component 1 produces MRRNSKERENRASRGSQRKGQAIVGRVWIFRGLNRNRVNKKTLIWHELIGLKVKIKRSSHPELVGIEGYIIDETKNTLTIVGEKVWIIPKNVAEFEFEVGDKKIVIDGKELIGRPEMRLKKRWKR; encoded by the coding sequence ATGCGGAGGAACAGTAAAGAAAGGGAGAATAGAGCTTCAAGGGGATCACAGAGAAAAGGTCAAGCAATTGTTGGCAGAGTATGGATTTTCAGAGGACTTAATAGAAATCGAGTGAACAAGAAAACATTAATATGGCACGAGCTAATAGGGCTGAAAGTGAAAATCAAGAGAAGCTCTCATCCAGAGCTGGTTGGCATTGAAGGTTACATAATAGATGAGACCAAAAATACGCTCACAATCGTTGGGGAGAAAGTTTGGATAATTCCTAAGAACGTTGCTGAGTTTGAGTTTGAAGTTGGCGATAAAAAAATCGTGATTGATGGAAAGGAACTGATTGGAAGACCCGAGATGAGATTGAAAAAGAGGTGGAAAAGATGA
- the rplX gene encoding 50S ribosomal protein L24: MRLKSKQPRKQRKFLYNAPLHLRHKIMSATLSKELRQKYGVRNLPIRTGDKVRIMRGDYKGVEGKVVEVDLKRYRIYVEGATLKKVNGTEVFYPIHPSNVMIVELNLDDERRKKIIERRA; this comes from the coding sequence ATGAGACTCAAGAGTAAGCAACCGAGGAAGCAGAGAAAGTTTTTATATAATGCTCCTCTCCACTTAAGACACAAAATAATGAGCGCCACTTTGAGCAAGGAGCTCAGGCAGAAGTATGGAGTAAGGAACTTGCCAATAAGAACTGGTGATAAGGTTAGAATTATGCGCGGAGATTACAAGGGTGTCGAGGGTAAAGTGGTTGAAGTTGACTTAAAGAGATACAGGATTTATGTTGAGGGGGCTACACTTAAGAAAGTCAATGGAACTGAAGTATTCTATCCGATACACCCATCAAATGTTATGATTGTTGAGCTTAACCTTGACGATGAGAGAAGGAAAAAGATAATTGAGAGGAGGGCTTGA
- a CDS encoding 50S ribosomal protein L2, which produces MGKSLIQQRRGKGSTTFRAPSHRYRGAVRYVPLNLTKEKTLVGKVVEILHDPGRTAPVARVKFENGLEKLIIAPEGLLVGDEIAIGPNAPIKIGNTLPLAMIPEGTYVYDIEGVPGDGGKFVRAGGSYALVVSREKDKVIVQLPSGELKAFNPMCRATIGVVAGGGRLEKPLVKAGKAYYVMKARNRFWPKPRGVKMNAVNHPHGGKEHHIGRPSTVSRRAPPGRKVGHIAARRTGRRK; this is translated from the coding sequence ATGGGTAAGAGTTTGATTCAACAGAGGAGAGGTAAAGGAAGCACAACTTTCAGAGCTCCATCTCACAGGTATAGGGGAGCTGTGAGATACGTTCCCCTTAACCTGACAAAGGAGAAGACACTCGTTGGTAAGGTCGTTGAAATCCTCCACGACCCTGGAAGAACAGCACCAGTTGCAAGAGTTAAGTTTGAGAACGGTCTTGAAAAGCTCATCATAGCTCCAGAAGGACTTCTTGTTGGGGATGAAATAGCAATTGGGCCAAACGCACCAATCAAGATAGGCAACACACTTCCACTGGCAATGATTCCTGAGGGAACTTACGTTTATGACATTGAGGGAGTCCCAGGAGATGGAGGAAAGTTCGTCAGAGCTGGCGGTAGTTATGCACTGGTTGTTTCAAGAGAAAAGGACAAAGTCATTGTTCAACTGCCGAGCGGTGAGCTTAAAGCCTTCAACCCAATGTGTAGAGCAACAATCGGTGTCGTTGCTGGTGGTGGAAGGTTAGAGAAGCCACTCGTCAAAGCCGGTAAAGCCTACTACGTCATGAAAGCAAGAAACAGGTTCTGGCCAAAGCCAAGAGGTGTCAAGATGAACGCTGTAAACCACCCACACGGTGGTAAGGAGCACCACATCGGTAGACCAAGTACAGTTTCAAGGAGAGCTCCACCTGGAAGAAAGGTTGGTCATATCGCTGCGAGAAGAACTGGTAGGAGAAAGTGA
- the rpsC gene encoding 30S ribosomal protein S3: protein MAIERYFIREAVREMLIDEYLEKELRRAGYGGLDIKKTPLGTKVIIFAANPGYVIGRGGRRIRELTRVLERQFGVENPQIEVEEIKNPYLNAKVQAVRLAQALERGVHFRRAAYAAIRAIMRNGARGVEIRLSGKLTGERAKSVRFYQGYLAKVGNPAETLVSKGYAQALLKLGVIGVKVAIMPPEAKLPDEIEIIEKPIEEEVSEQ from the coding sequence ATGGCTATTGAGAGATACTTCATTAGAGAAGCAGTTAGAGAAATGCTCATCGACGAATACCTTGAGAAGGAGTTGAGAAGGGCTGGTTACGGTGGATTAGATATCAAAAAGACACCTCTCGGAACAAAGGTTATAATTTTTGCAGCAAATCCAGGTTACGTTATAGGTAGAGGTGGAAGAAGAATCAGAGAGCTCACAAGAGTTCTTGAGAGACAGTTTGGAGTTGAGAACCCACAGATTGAAGTTGAGGAAATTAAGAATCCCTATCTAAACGCAAAGGTTCAGGCAGTTAGACTTGCCCAAGCTTTAGAGAGGGGAGTTCACTTCAGAAGGGCAGCTTATGCAGCAATTAGAGCAATTATGAGAAACGGTGCAAGAGGTGTCGAGATCAGGCTCAGCGGAAAGCTTACAGGTGAGAGAGCAAAGAGCGTTAGATTTTACCAGGGTTATCTCGCAAAGGTTGGAAATCCAGCTGAAACTTTGGTTAGCAAGGGATATGCCCAAGCTTTGCTCAAGCTTGGTGTTATAGGTGTTAAAGTTGCAATAATGCCACCAGAGGCAAAGCTTCCAGATGAAATTGAAATTATCGAGAAGCCAATTGAGGAAGAGGTGAGCGAACAATGA
- the rpmC gene encoding 50S ribosomal protein L29 — translation MKPSEIREMSLEEIEQKIRELRLELAKERGMLTMGTSLENPMVIRNLRRDIARLLTIKREKLRERR, via the coding sequence ATGAAGCCTAGCGAAATTAGAGAGATGAGTTTGGAAGAGATTGAGCAGAAGATTAGAGAGCTCCGCCTTGAACTTGCTAAGGAGAGAGGAATGCTCACAATGGGGACATCTTTAGAGAACCCGATGGTTATTAGGAATCTAAGACGGGATATAGCCCGTTTGTTAACAATTAAGAGGGAGAAGTTGAGAGAAAGAAGGTGA
- a CDS encoding 30S ribosomal protein S8: protein MTLLDPLANALSHITNSERVGKKEVYIKPASKLIGEVLRVMQENGYIGEFEFIDDGRAGIYRVQLIGKINKAGAIKPRFPVKARDYEYWEKRFLPAFEFGILIVSTSQGVMTHKEARDKGIGGRLIAYVY, encoded by the coding sequence ATGACTTTACTTGACCCGTTGGCAAATGCTCTATCACATATTACAAACAGTGAGAGGGTTGGGAAAAAAGAGGTTTACATAAAGCCAGCCTCAAAGCTCATTGGAGAAGTTTTGAGAGTTATGCAGGAGAATGGTTACATCGGTGAATTTGAGTTCATTGACGACGGAAGAGCTGGAATTTACAGAGTTCAGCTCATAGGTAAGATAAACAAAGCTGGTGCAATAAAGCCAAGATTCCCGGTTAAGGCAAGAGATTATGAATACTGGGAAAAGAGATTCCTCCCAGCATTCGAGTTCGGAATATTGATAGTCTCAACGTCACAGGGCGTAATGACTCACAAGGAAGCAAGAGATAAGGGAATTGGTGGAAGGTTGATAGCTTACGTCTACTGA
- the yciH gene encoding stress response translation initiation inhibitor YciH, with protein MVPRIVNPLDEMLFKEVLKEQQRIRVYIERARYGKLKTIIEGIDEKEFDLEEIAKKLKAKLACGGTVKKGRIELQGDHREKVKQLLAEYGFSEDLIEIE; from the coding sequence TTGGTGCCAAGGATCGTAAACCCTCTGGATGAGATGTTATTTAAGGAGGTATTGAAGGAGCAGCAGAGGATTAGGGTGTATATTGAGCGTGCAAGATATGGAAAGCTGAAGACCATAATTGAGGGCATAGATGAGAAAGAATTTGACCTTGAGGAGATTGCAAAAAAGCTGAAGGCGAAGCTGGCATGCGGAGGAACAGTAAAGAAAGGGAGAATAGAGCTTCAAGGGGATCACAGAGAAAAGGTCAAGCAATTGTTGGCAGAGTATGGATTTTCAGAGGACTTAATAGAAATCGAGTGA
- a CDS encoding 30S ribosomal protein S4e, producing the protein MARKGAKRHLKRLAAPTQWYIERKTYKWAVRPRPGPHNMRTSIPLLYIVRDYLGYAKTAREARKVLNEGKILVDGKVRKDYKFPVGIMDVVSIPETGEHYRVLPNRIGKLILHPISEEEAKIKPLRVTRKVMVKGGNLQIGFHDGTNHLIKLSSLTDEVKDRFKTSYTVLMKMPEREIVEILPFEIGAYVFVTQGKNVARIGKIVEVRHFPAGWPDVVTIEDQEGELFDTLKEYAFVIGKDKPEISLP; encoded by the coding sequence ATGGCAAGAAAAGGTGCTAAGAGGCATTTAAAGAGACTTGCTGCTCCAACTCAATGGTATATTGAGAGAAAAACCTACAAGTGGGCTGTGAGACCAAGGCCAGGACCACACAATATGAGAACATCAATTCCGCTCCTCTACATCGTTAGAGATTATCTTGGCTATGCAAAGACGGCAAGAGAGGCGAGAAAGGTACTTAACGAGGGTAAAATCCTTGTAGATGGAAAGGTAAGAAAGGACTACAAGTTCCCTGTTGGGATTATGGATGTTGTCTCAATCCCAGAGACCGGTGAGCACTACAGGGTTTTACCAAACAGAATTGGTAAGCTAATCCTTCATCCAATAAGCGAGGAAGAAGCTAAGATAAAGCCACTCAGAGTTACCAGGAAGGTCATGGTCAAAGGAGGAAACCTCCAGATTGGCTTCCATGATGGAACAAACCATCTCATAAAGCTCAGCTCACTCACCGATGAAGTCAAAGACCGTTTCAAGACATCATACACCGTCCTCATGAAGATGCCGGAGAGAGAAATCGTTGAGATACTTCCGTTTGAAATCGGTGCATACGTCTTCGTTACACAGGGTAAGAACGTTGCAAGAATTGGTAAGATCGTTGAGGTCAGACACTTCCCAGCGGGCTGGCCAGATGTTGTTACAATTGAAGACCAAGAAGGCGAGCTCTTCGACACACTCAAAGAGTATGCCTTCGTTATTGGAAAGGACAAGCCAGAGATTTCACTGCCATGA
- a CDS encoding 50S ribosomal protein L30 gives MAKIAIIRIRGRVGVKRPVRDTLAMLRLHKVNHLVIVDDTPSYKGMIQKAKDYITWGEINAETLAKLIRKRGRLIGNKKVTDEYVQEKLGMTIEEFAEKVINGEMKLSDLPNLKPVFRLHPPRGGFKGSKKRTFKEGGALGYRGEKINELIERML, from the coding sequence ATGGCAAAGATAGCAATAATTAGGATTAGAGGAAGAGTTGGAGTTAAGAGACCAGTAAGGGATACACTCGCAATGCTTAGACTTCACAAGGTTAACCATCTCGTCATAGTTGACGACACACCAAGCTACAAGGGAATGATTCAGAAGGCAAAGGACTACATTACATGGGGCGAAATTAACGCTGAAACCCTTGCAAAGCTCATAAGAAAGAGGGGTAGACTAATCGGGAACAAGAAGGTTACAGATGAATACGTTCAGGAGAAGCTTGGAATGACAATTGAAGAGTTTGCCGAAAAAGTCATTAACGGAGAAATGAAGCTCAGTGATTTGCCCAACCTCAAACCAGTCTTTAGGCTTCACCCACCAAGAGGTGGCTTCAAGGGAAGCAAGAAGAGGACATTCAAAGAGGGTGGAGCTTTGGGTTATAGAGGCGAGAAGATTAACGAGCTTATAGAGAGAATGCTGTGA
- the rpsE gene encoding 30S ribosomal protein S5, which yields MSQDWREYAQRVLEEWQPKTKLGMLVKEGQITDIHEIFRKGYQIKEPEIVDVLIPEVNARENQQVLDIALTVRMTDSGRRVRFRVLAAVGNRDGYVGLGIGHGKEVGIAIRKAINYAKMNIIEIKRGCGSWECRCRRPHSVPFTVEGKEGSVRVRLMPGPRGLGLVIGDVGKKILTLAGVKDVWSQSFGETRTTVNFAKAVFNALYNTNKVAIKPDMIEKYGIIVGREMPQNFEL from the coding sequence ATGAGTCAAGACTGGAGGGAATACGCTCAAAGAGTATTGGAAGAATGGCAGCCCAAGACTAAGTTAGGTATGCTCGTTAAGGAAGGGCAGATTACGGACATTCACGAGATCTTCAGAAAAGGTTACCAGATTAAGGAGCCAGAAATTGTTGATGTCCTTATTCCAGAAGTTAATGCAAGAGAAAACCAGCAGGTTCTTGACATAGCTCTGACAGTTAGAATGACTGACAGCGGTAGGAGAGTAAGATTCAGGGTTTTGGCAGCAGTTGGTAACAGAGATGGTTATGTTGGATTGGGCATTGGCCATGGAAAGGAAGTCGGTATAGCAATTAGAAAAGCAATAAACTATGCTAAGATGAATATCATTGAAATTAAGAGAGGTTGTGGTTCATGGGAGTGCAGATGTAGAAGGCCGCACTCAGTTCCATTCACAGTTGAAGGAAAAGAGGGAAGCGTCAGAGTCAGGCTCATGCCAGGACCAAGAGGTCTTGGACTTGTCATTGGTGACGTCGGCAAGAAGATACTCACCTTGGCAGGAGTTAAGGATGTATGGTCACAAAGCTTTGGTGAGACTAGAACAACAGTTAACTTTGCAAAGGCAGTGTTTAATGCACTATACAACACAAACAAAGTTGCTATTAAACCAGATATGATTGAAAAGTACGGCATCATCGTTGGTAGAGAGATGCCACAGAACTTTGAGCTGTGA
- a CDS encoding uL15m family ribosomal protein encodes MIRRRKKVRKLRGSHTHGWGCKKKHRGGGHKGGRGMGGTGKRNKTKWTWVIKYMPDHLGKRGFSRPKAVQREIIAVNLKFIDEHLDELMQMGIAYEENGKIIVDTTQFADKVLGTGKLTRPLVIKAYAFSPKAQEKIEEAGGEAILA; translated from the coding sequence ATGATTAGGAGAAGGAAGAAAGTGAGAAAGCTTCGTGGTTCCCACACTCATGGCTGGGGATGCAAGAAGAAGCACAGGGGCGGAGGACATAAGGGCGGTAGAGGAATGGGTGGAACTGGAAAGAGGAACAAGACAAAATGGACTTGGGTCATCAAATACATGCCCGATCACCTTGGTAAGAGAGGGTTCAGTAGACCAAAAGCAGTTCAAAGGGAAATTATTGCCGTAAACTTGAAGTTCATTGACGAACATTTAGACGAGCTCATGCAAATGGGAATTGCATATGAAGAGAACGGAAAAATTATCGTTGACACAACACAGTTCGCTGACAAGGTTTTGGGAACTGGAAAGCTCACAAGACCTTTGGTCATCAAGGCTTATGCCTTCTCCCCCAAAGCCCAAGAAAAGATTGAAGAAGCCGGAGGAGAGGCAATCCTCGCTTGA
- a CDS encoding 50S ribosomal protein L32e, with the protein MNEKARLLRIRAKLKRKKPRFLRQEWWRFPKFKNDPKWRRPKGIDSKMRLKKKGKPRSPSIGWSSPKLVRGLHPSGYEEVLVHNVKELEALDPARQAARIARTVGKKKRITIIERAKELGIKVLNG; encoded by the coding sequence ATGAATGAGAAAGCGAGACTCTTAAGAATTAGGGCAAAGCTCAAGAGAAAGAAGCCAAGATTCCTCAGGCAAGAATGGTGGCGCTTTCCAAAGTTCAAAAACGATCCAAAGTGGAGAAGACCAAAGGGAATTGACAGCAAGATGAGGCTCAAGAAGAAAGGTAAGCCAAGATCACCAAGCATTGGATGGAGCTCACCCAAACTTGTTAGAGGATTACATCCAAGTGGGTATGAGGAAGTGTTAGTTCACAACGTCAAAGAGCTTGAAGCCCTTGACCCAGCAAGACAGGCAGCGAGGATTGCAAGAACAGTCGGAAAGAAGAAGAGAATCACGATAATTGAGAGAGCAAAAGAGTTGGGTATTAAAGTGCTTAATGGGTGA
- a CDS encoding 50S ribosomal protein L5 codes for MIANREQILADWEAHPMRRPRIAKVTINIGVGESGERLTKAETMLQQLVGQKPIRRRAKKTNRDFGIRRGEPIAVKVTLRGKKAYEMLKRLLAAVDNKLKASNFDEHGNVCFGIEEHINIPGVEYDPEIGIFGMDVCVTLERPGFRIARRRRKRTKIPTRHKLTKEEGMVFMQEEFGVEIVEG; via the coding sequence ATGATAGCAAATAGAGAGCAAATTTTAGCTGATTGGGAAGCTCACCCAATGAGAAGACCAAGAATAGCTAAAGTTACAATCAACATTGGTGTTGGTGAGAGCGGGGAGAGGTTAACCAAAGCAGAGACAATGCTCCAGCAACTTGTTGGACAGAAGCCAATTAGGAGAAGGGCAAAGAAAACAAACAGAGACTTTGGAATTAGAAGAGGAGAGCCAATAGCTGTAAAAGTTACACTCAGAGGGAAGAAGGCTTATGAGATGCTTAAGAGACTTTTGGCAGCGGTTGACAACAAGTTAAAGGCTTCAAACTTTGACGAACACGGAAATGTCTGCTTTGGAATTGAGGAGCACATAAACATCCCAGGTGTTGAGTACGACCCAGAGATCGGTATCTTTGGTATGGACGTATGTGTAACACTCGAAAGGCCAGGATTTAGGATTGCAAGGAGAAGGAGAAAGAGAACAAAGATACCTACAAGACACAAGCTCACAAAGGAAGAAGGTATGGTTTTCATGCAAGAAGAGTTTGGCGTTGAGATTGTGGAGGGATGA
- a CDS encoding 50S ribosomal protein L18, translating into MAHGPRYRVPFRRRREGKTNYHKRLKLLKSGKPRLVVRKTLNHHIAQIIVYDPKGDRTLVSAHTRELMRDFGWKGHGGNTPSAYLLGLLIGYKALQKGIDEAILDIGLHPPTKGSSVFAVLKGAVDAGLNVPHSEDIYPEDYRIRGEHIAEYAKMLKEEDEERYRRQFGGYLLKGLEPEKLPEHFDEVKARIIEKFEGARE; encoded by the coding sequence ATGGCACATGGGCCAAGATATAGGGTTCCATTCAGAAGGAGAAGAGAGGGTAAGACAAACTATCACAAGAGGCTTAAGCTCCTCAAATCAGGCAAGCCTAGGTTAGTGGTTAGAAAGACACTCAATCATCACATTGCCCAAATTATTGTTTATGATCCAAAGGGCGACAGGACTTTAGTTTCAGCTCATACAAGGGAATTGATGAGAGACTTTGGCTGGAAAGGACACGGAGGAAACACTCCAAGCGCTTATCTCTTGGGTTTACTTATTGGCTACAAGGCACTGCAGAAGGGCATAGACGAAGCTATTCTTGACATAGGATTGCACCCACCAACAAAAGGTTCAAGCGTCTTTGCAGTCCTCAAAGGTGCAGTTGACGCTGGTTTAAATGTTCCGCACAGCGAGGATATTTATCCAGAGGACTATAGAATCAGGGGGGAACACATAGCTGAATACGCTAAGATGCTCAAAGAGGAAGATGAGGAAAGATATAGAAGACAGTTTGGCGGTTACCTCCTTAAAGGTCTCGAACCTGAAAAGCTTCCAGAGCACTTTGATGAAGTCAAAGCGAGAATAATTGAAAAGTTTGAGGGGGCGAGAGAATGA
- a CDS encoding 50S ribosomal protein L6 produces the protein MPIDAWVREEVEIPEGVEVTVENNLVKVKGPKGELERELKYPGIKIFTEDGKVVIYKDFPRRKDIAIARTFKAHINNMIKGVTEGFTYKLKVVYSHFPVTVKVQGDKVVIENFLGEKAPRIAQILPGVKVKVMGQEIIVEGIDKEKVGQTAANIEQATRITKWDRRVFQDGIYIVEKAGKPIKF, from the coding sequence ATGCCAATTGATGCGTGGGTAAGAGAAGAGGTTGAAATTCCAGAAGGAGTTGAAGTCACCGTTGAAAATAACCTTGTCAAAGTAAAGGGTCCAAAGGGAGAGCTTGAGAGAGAACTGAAGTATCCTGGAATTAAGATATTCACCGAAGATGGAAAGGTTGTAATATACAAGGACTTTCCAAGGAGGAAGGACATAGCAATTGCAAGAACATTCAAGGCTCACATAAACAACATGATTAAGGGTGTAACAGAGGGCTTCACATACAAGCTAAAGGTTGTCTACAGCCACTTCCCAGTTACCGTTAAGGTTCAAGGAGACAAAGTTGTCATTGAGAACTTCCTCGGTGAAAAAGCCCCAAGAATAGCCCAAATCTTGCCAGGAGTTAAAGTCAAGGTCATGGGACAGGAAATTATTGTTGAAGGAATTGACAAAGAGAAAGTTGGACAGACGGCTGCAAATATTGAACAGGCAACAAGAATTACAAAATGGGATAGAAGAGTGTTTCAAGATGGAATTTACATTGTTGAGAAGGCTGGCAAGCCTATAAAGTTCTGA
- a CDS encoding 30S ribosomal protein S14: protein MAKADYNRRKPRKFGKGARRCIRCGQFGPIIRIHGLMLCRHCFREIAPKLGFRKYE from the coding sequence ATGGCAAAGGCAGACTACAATAGGAGAAAGCCAAGAAAGTTTGGTAAGGGTGCGAGAAGATGCATTCGTTGCGGACAATTTGGACCAATCATCAGAATCCACGGGCTTATGTTGTGCAGGCACTGCTTTAGAGAGATAGCTCCAAAGTTAGGATTTAGGAAATACGAGTGA